The genomic interval gtATCAGAAtacgaggaggatgttgctagagaaggaggggaatcCGTATTatttgaaggggagggacTTtagggggattggggggccGCACATTGGGTTGCAGAACGCGTGGCCGATGAGCTTGTTGGTTCAGGCGAGGACGagtggggatgatgaagagattAGGGAGTGTcttgggttggtgttgagggggagtcggttggggttggtgcatGAGAGTGTTGATGTTAATTGGGTGACCAGTTATACGAGGAGTTGGTTTGCGTGGGCTAATGGGGTGTTTGCCGAGACGGTTTTGGatctggcgaggaggaagcccGAGTTGATttttgaggatgggaggCCGTATGAGATATCGTGAGGGTGGCTTCTGGGGTTTGATTCGGCTTGGTTATctctcttgttcttcttcttttcggatAGCATTGGGCATTGGTGACTGGTTATCATATCATACAGAGGCAGCTGTGATGGCTGGAGTCTTGTATACCTTGGCTACTTTCTTGACTGTTAAGAAATGACGATATTATTCTCCCGACGCACAACAGCAGGGTTATGGAATTCAGCGGTACGTTGGAAACAAATTCGAGCTGGCGTCTGCCGTTTGCGACCATGAGAGGGGCTGAAAGAAAGCCGATGGTCATGGCAGATCACCTCGGTCAGCCTGACCATCAAGGTACccatgaagaagagggaaaTGTGCTCGGGAACGACAACAGAAGCTGCTGCCAACATGTATTCGCGGGCAGTGTGATGAGTTGGTGAGAAAAATAAAGTAATTAATTTTACTGTTCTTTTATCATTACTCCTCCCTGTTCCCTTTCCACTCAGACAACCCTTCATCAATTCAGCGTAACGCCCCCCTTCTAGCCCGTCATatcaacatccccatcattattcccccccctcctcgcaacaaccgcctccgcctccgcctccaactGCGCGTTCGGATCCCCAGCATCACTCGTGCTCAAAATCCTGCTCCGTTGAACTCCCCCATCCGGCGAACTCCCAGCCCCATTGGCAGCGACCTTGTGTTTCTTCCCATTGGGCATCCCCCTCTCAGGCTGATCCCCACTCGGTTTATCCCCGCCCTTAATCCTCGtcctggcagcagcggcttTACCTTTGACGTCCTTGTAGGAGGTCGTCTTGGGGACCACGT from Podospora pseudoanserina strain CBS 124.78 chromosome 6, whole genome shotgun sequence carries:
- a CDS encoding hypothetical protein (COG:K; EggNog:ENOG503P3W7) produces the protein MPYNTTAIPPRKEVTGQTQLPLTRVKKIIAQDPDIQVCSNNAAFVITLATEMFVQYLAEQAQEKTKLERKPRRNIQYKDIANAVAHQDNLEFLEDVVPKTTSYKDVKGKAAAARTRIKGGDKPSGDQPERGMPNGKKHKVAANGAGSSPDGGVQRSRILSTSDAGDPNAQLEAEAEAVVARRGGNNDGDVDMTG